Within Acidimicrobiales bacterium, the genomic segment GGCGTATGAGGCGGATGACCCCACGACCGAAACAGCCTGTACAACATCGCCACGAGCTCCTGACGAGTCACCACCCTCACCGGACGGAAAGTCCCATCGGAAAACCCCCTCACCACACCAGAAGAAGCAGCCCACTCGATCTCCCTGAAGAACGTGTGCGAGGAGGGAACGTCAGAAAACGTCGGCGTCGCAGGAGGCGTGAACCCGGGAGAACCAGACCACCTGTACAACATCGCAGCCAGCTCCTGCCGGTTCGCCGTCAACAGCGGACGGAAAGTCCCATCAGAAAACCCCCTCACCACACCGGCACCAGACATCGCCGCGATCGCATCACAAAACACACTCGACGACGACACATCCACAAACCTCGACACACACTCCAAATGGCGCACAAACACATCCCGTCCACCGTTCGTATCACTCCGCACAAGATCAGAAGCATCGGAGTAAAAGGCAACTAAACGACCATCGGCAGATATTTGCGGCCGGGAAGAAAAACCGTCAGAGGGACCCCCTTCAGCGTCCACAGACACGAGCTGCGTCACACCAGAAACCATATCACGCACAAATACGTCATTTGTCATGTTGTTGTCAGCCGGCACGAGATCGGAAGCTAAAGACCCAAATCCCACAAATCGGCCGTCAGCTGAAATAGAAGCCAACCCCGAATCCCCATTCGCAGCACCACCGAACTGGTCCACCGACACCAGACTGGTCACACCAGAAATCACATCACGCACAAACACGTCCGAGTAGCCGTTGTAATCATCCATGACAAGATCCGAAGCGCTCGAAGAGAAGGCCACCTTTCGGCCATCAGCAGACACAACAGCTGGCGAATACGATTCGCCGTTTGCCGGACCACCAAACCGGTCGACCGAAACCAGCTGCGTCACACCAGACATCAGATCACGTATGAAGATGTCAGGCAAAGCATTTGAGTCACCGGGCACGACATCAGAAGCGTGCGAAAGGAACACCACAAAGCGGCCGTCGGCAGAAACAGAAGGCGAAAACGAATGATTGTTGGCCGGACCTCCAGAACCATTAGCAGAAACCAACTGAGTCAAACCCGATTCCAGATCACGGACGTAAATATCCCGTACCCCGTTAGTGTCACCCGGCACCAGATCGGAAGCAAAAGACTCAAACGCGACAAAACGTCCGTCGGCAGAAACAGATGGAGAGTAGGAACTATTGTTGGCCGGATCACCCGACTGATTCACCGTTACCAGCCGTGTCACGCCGGAAACAAGATCGCGTACAAACACGTCGGCAGCGAAGTTGGTGTCACCCGGCACAAGATCTGATGCAAACGAGTAGAAGGCCACGAAGCGACCGTCAGAAGACAAATGAGGTGAATAAGACCCCTCGTTAGCCGGGCCGCCAAACTGGTCGACCGAAATTAGCTGCGTCACACCCGACACCACATCGCGCACGAAGACGTCAGATACTCCGTTTGTGTCACCCGGCACGAGATCAGAAGCCAATGACGCGAACGCCACAAACCGCCCGTCTCCAGAAACAGAAGGATTGACCGACTCAGAGTTAGCCGGGCCGCCCGAAGCGTCCACAGACACCAGCTCGGTCGCCCCGGGCGTGTCGTGCACGGCACCTCCCGGCTCAGCCGGCAAAAGGCCCCCTACCGACAAGAGGACGGCAGCCGAAACGAGCAGACGACACGCTCCCCGACTCACGACCAGGCTCCCTTCTGGTAACTCGATCAGCGAACCGACACAGAATCTAGCTTCCGACCAGACCACAGCTCACACGACCCACACCACCTCCCACAACCCACACACCGCACCGCCAGCGAATCATCACCCAGAGCTGCTCACGTCACCCACCTGGCTCTGGTGAGGAACGCCGCCAGCTCCTGACGGCGAAGAGACTGCGTCGGACGGAACGTCCCGTCAGAAAACCCTGAGGCCACACCCTCCGCGGCGGCCCATTCGATCTCCTTGTAGAACACGTGCGAAGTAGGCACGTCAGAGAACGAAGGCGTCGAAGGAGGCGTGAACGAAGGAGAACCGAAGAGCCGGTAGAGCATCGCGGCCATCTCCTGACGGGTCACCACCTGCGTCGGGCGGAAAGTCCCGTCGGGGAACCCGCGCACCACCTCCTCGGCGGCGGCCCACTCGATCTCCTCGTAGAACACGTGCGAAGTAGGCACGTCAGAGAACGAAGGCGTCGAAGGAGGCGTGAACGAAGGAGAACCAGACCACCTGTACAGCATCGCAGCAAGCTCCTGACGGTTCGCCGTCAGAAGCGGACGGAAAGTCCCGTCAGAAAACCCCCTCACCACACCGGCTGCCGACATCGCCGCGATTGGATCACAGAACACGCTCGAAGACGGCACGTCACTGAACCGGGAGAAGCACTCCACGTGCCTCACGAACGAGTCTCGGGCACCGTTCGTGTCACCCGCCACGAGATCGGAAGCGTCGGAGTGGAATGCGACGAAACGGCCGTCACCGGAGATGGACGGCGCGAACGAGAACCCGTTCGCCGGACCGCCGCCGGAGTCCACCGACACGAGCCTCGTCACACCGGATACGCGGTCACGGATGAAGACGTCGAATCCCACGTTCCCGTCGTTGGAGACCAGATCGGACGCGTCGGACCTGAACGCCACGAAACGGCCGTCGTCGGAAACCGACGGATCATAGGAGCCTCCCTCGGCCGGGCCTCCGGCGGTGTCGCGCGACAACAGCCTGGTCACACCCGACACGACGTCACGTGCGAAGACGTCGGGTCCGAAGTTTCCGTCGCCGGAGACCAGGTCGGACGCATTGGACCAGAACACGACCACACGGCCGTCGGCGGAAACCGAGGGCGCGAAAGAAGCACCGTTTGCAGCGCCACCCGAGGCATCCACGGAAACGAGACGGGTCACACCCGACGAGCGATCGCGGATGAAAACGTCGGACGCGCCGTTGCCGTCACCCGACACGAGATCGGAGGCATCGGAGCGGAACGCGACGAAACGGCCGTCGTCTGAGATCGCAGGCTCGAAAGAGTCTCCGTTGGTCGGGCCTCCGCCCGAGTCTCGCGACATGAGGGTCGTCGAGTTGGTCGACAAATCGCGGACGAAGATGTCGAACCGCCCGTTCGTGTCACCCGACACCAGGTCCGTGGCGTCTGATCTGAACGCTACGAAACGGCCGTCGTCGGAGACGACGGGATCGAAGGAGCTCCCGTTCGTGGGACCACCCGCAGAGTCCCGCGACACCAACCTTGTCACGCCGGACGCCAGATCACGAATGAAGACGTCGCGCGCCCCATTCGTGTCGCCCGAGACGAGATCCGAGGCGTCAGACTCGAAAACCACGAAACGGCCGTCATCCGAGATCGCGGGATCATAGGAACCACCGTTGGCGGGACCGCCGGCGGAATCCCGAGACACCAATGTGGTGACCCCCGACACCACGTCACGAAGGAAGACGTCGGTCCGGCCGTTGGTGTCCCCCGCGACCAGGTTCGACGCGTTCGACTCGAAGACCACGTAACGGCCGTCTAAGGAGATCGACGGCGCGAACGAAGTGGAGTTCCCTCTCGCCCCCGCAGTGGAGACCGAGACCAGCTCCGTGCTCCCTGGCCTGTCGTGCACGGCTGCCAGCTGCGCCACCGGCCACAGGACTCCCAGAGACCACACTGCGAGAGCGCGGGCAAGCACGCGACGCACACCGGGCTTCACTTGTGAGAACCCCCCTCCCTTCCTCCGGCCACTCGTTTCACCGTTGTGGAGCGCCAATCTAAACAGACCCGGATGCCGGCGGCAACGGCCCGTCCTAAGCCGCCGCTCGACTCCGACCATCGCCGGACTCCTGTTCAGACGGGCCTAGCGGGCCGAACAGACCGCGAGTTCTCGTCGAAACGATCTGCACCTCCACACCGCCGTGAGTCGCATCCCACGCGGGTGGTCGCGGGTTGGGCGTTCTCCACATCAGAGGTGCTCCAGCCACCGCCTGACGGCCTGTACCACCGAGGTGGTGCTCTCCTTGGGGTCGTGCTCACCTGGCACGATCACGACTTCGGCAGTTCCCGCCAAGGTCCCCGCCGCCTCCGAGAGCTCCTGCGGGGTCGCGAACGGATCTGCGTCTCCCGAGACGAACAGGGTCGGTACCGCTATGCGGTCGAAGTGGTCGCAACGCGACCTGTCCGGCCGGCCCGGCGAATGGAGTGGATAGCTGAGCAGAACGAGCCCGGCCACCGCGAGCCCGTCGGCGACCGCGAGCGAGCACATCCGCCCTCCGTAGGAGCGGCCTCCCACGATCAGCCGGCGCGTGTCGACTCCCAACTCGCTCGCGAACTCGCCCACCTGTTCGAAGACCCACGACACAGCCCGTGAAGGGGGGTCAGGGACCCTCCGGCCCTCCAACCGGTAGGGCATGTCGAAACGACGCACCGGAAGCTCGACACCCTCCTCGAGTGCGACCAAGGTCGGATGCGAGGAGTCCGAACCCGCCCCATGGGTGAGGAGCATCCCCCGGACCTCTGGTGCGGACCTGCGGCTCGGCATCGGCGGCTCCCAGCACCTCGGAGCCGCCTACGGCCGCTCGAGGAGGATCCGACGCGCCTCGCGCAGATCCGCTATCCGCCTCGCGGCTTCCGACGGGTCGCCCCCGTGGTCGGGGTGGGCAGCCCTGAGCCGTGCGCGGAAGCTGCGCATGACGGTCGCCCGGTCCGGAACATGACCGTTGCTGCCCTGGTCACGGAGCCCCAGCACACCGAGAGCCCAGCGTAAGGGGTCCCGCATCGCCGCCTCGGTCGGGCGATGTCCCGGCGTCGCACCCAGAAGAGCTTCAACGAGACGGTCGTCTATGGCGCCACGCCACCGGAGGCCTGTTCTCATCGCGTCGAAGACAGGAGGTCTCGACTCCCGCGGCAGGGATCCGGCTGCGTATACCGCGGCGAGGATCCTCTGTTCGGCGCTCTGAGACTCCGCGGGAAGCTCGAAGCGCAGCCGCCCCCCGTCTCCGACGAGTCTGTCCGCGACCCTCCTCAGACCGACCCTGTCCCTCTGGAACCTGTGACGCAGTCGCGGCTGCGCGATCCGCCTGCCGGCTTCCACCTCGTCCATCAGGCGTATGAGGTCACCCAGCAGATCCGGGTCGATCGACTTCGCCGCGGACGCGACCATCCCGCCGACCAGCACGCCGCCGAAGCCGGGAGCGGGATGCACGGGGAGGTTCACCGTGCCGAGGGCGAGGCGTCTGGTGGGCGCCACTCTCGGCGAGTGGAAGTATTCGACCTCCGCCAGAACCACACGACCACGGTAGCGGTGGAACCGACGGCCCCGACCTCGGCCTCGGCACCTTGCGTTGGAACTCCGACACGTCGACGGTTGTAAGTTTGGCGGTATGGCGGAGTCGACCAGGCAGGCACCCGACCGCAACCTCGCGCTCGAACTGGTACGTGTCACCGAGGCGGCCGCACTCGCGGCCTCCCGCTGGATGGGTAGAGGCGACAAGGAGGGCGCGGACCAGGCCGCCGTAGACGCCATGCGCGTAGTCCTGGCCGGTGTACCCATGGACGGGATCATCGTCATCGGCGAAGGGGAGAAGGACGAGGCACCGATGCTCTACAACGGCGAGTCGGTCGGCAGCGGCTCGCCTCCCGCCACGGACGTGGCGGTGGACCCGATCGACGGGACTACGCTCACCGCTCTCGGCCGAGGGAACGCCATCTCGGTGATAGCCGTGAGCGAGAGGGGCACCATGTTCAACCCCGGTCCCTGTGTCTACATGGAGAAGATCGCCGTCGGACCCGAGTGCGCAGGGAAGATCGACATCACCCGCTCGGCCACCGAGAACCTCCACGCCGTCGCGGAGGCCAAGGGAGAGAAGGTGCAGAACGTCACCGCCGTGATCCTCGACCGCGACCGTCACCGGGATCTCATAGCCGAGGTTCGAGAGGCCCGGGCGCGCATCCGCCTCATCCCCGACGGGGACGTGGCGGGAGCCATCTCGACTGCGTGGCCCGATTCGGGAGCGGACATCCTCTTCGGCATCGGTGGCACACCCGAGGGCGTCATCGCGGCGGCCGCGCTCAAGTGCATGGGCGGCGAGATGCAGGGGAGGCTCTGGCCCCGCAACGACAAGGAACGCCGTGCGGCCGAAGAGGCCGGCTACGAAGTCGACAAGGTCCTGACCCACGACGACCTGGTGGCGGGTGACAACATCTTCTTCGCTGCTACCGGCATCACGGACGGTGAGCTGTTGAAGGGTGTGCACTACGACCACCGTGGAGCCACCACGCAGTCGCTGGTAATGCGCTCGAAGTCGGGGACGGTGCGTCTCATCAACGCCCGCCACCGTCTCGACAAGCTCGCATCCTTCGCAAGTATCGAGTTCGGTTGACCCACGGTTCTCGAAGGACGCGCAACCTCCGACTCGTCTACGATGTCGGCGCCTTCCTTGGCAGGGCCGGCCTCTCCGGTCGGGAATTCACGAGGAGTGTGAAGGGAGCGCGCAATGGGGATCGTTGGGGACTTCGAGCGTCACGGAGAGACGGAGTCCGCCGAGGCGTTCAGCAAGCAGAACTCGAAGCTGCTGAAAGTACGCCTGGACCATGGACCCATCAAGGCGAAGCGTGGGTCGATGGTCGCCTATCAGGGTGACGTCAAGTTCTCCCATGCGGGTAGCGGCGGGCTGAAGAAGTTCTTCAAGCAGGCAGCGACCGGCGAGGGAGTGAAGCTCATGGACGTCGAAGGAACCGGTGAGGTCTTCCTCGCGGATCGGGCCACCGAGGTGGAGGTGCTGTATCTACAAGACGACTCATTGAGCGTCAACGGATCGAACATCCTCGCCTTCTCGGCCGCTCTCCAGTGGGACGTGGAGAGAGTCGGAAGCGGGGTCGCCGGCGTCGTCGCCGGCGGCCTGTTCAACGTCACGCTGCGTGGGACCGGCCATGTGGCAATAACGTCAGACGGACCGCCTGTCGTCTTCGACGTCTCCAAGGGCGACGTGTTCGCCGACCCCCAGGCCGTGGTCTGCTGGACGAGCGGTGTGAAGATGGACATCAAGGCCGACGTGAACCTGAAAGCACTCATCGGTCGGGGTTCCGGCGAGACCTTCCAGATGGCCTTCTCCGGACAGGGCTACGTGATGGTGCAACCGTCGGAGGGAGTCCTGTTCGGCACCGGAGGGCCACCTCAGGAGACCGGCGGCAAGGGGATCCTCGGCTCGCTGTCGGGCTGAGTAGACACACGGCCCGACCGGGGGAACGAGCGGGTAGGTCATTCGCCGCCACCGGGCGGACCGACGGACGACCGGGCCGTCCGTCGTTACCATGCGAGGGTGCGCCTCGCCCGCAGCGCCATCCTCCTCGTGTTGATCTCCGCGGCTGCAGGGTGCGCGGCGCCCGGAGACGAACCGAGGACGAGTTCGCCGGATGAGGGCCGTTCCCCGAGGCCGCAGGCTGCTACCGAAAATTCGAGCACCGTTTCTGCGGCAAACGACGACGAAACCGGGCCGACGGTGTTCCAGGTGTGCAACACGGGACCCGGAAGCTGCGTCGCGACGGTGAAGACGAAGGGTGACCAGGCGATCTTCGACCATCCGTCCGATTCCGATTCGAAGCTCACCCTGCACAACCCCGTACCATCGGGCGCACCCCTCGTGTTCCTGGTCACCAAGGACCTCGGAGACTGGGTGGAGGTCCTCCTACCGATACGACCAAACGGTTCCACCGGATTCGTGAGGAAAACCGATGTGGCGATCGCGCATCACCAGTGGAGGATCGAAGTGTTCCTCGAGAGCCTCCGGATAGAAGTCTGGAACGGCGATTCTCTCTTCCTCGAGGCTCCTGTGGGAGTAGCCAAGGACAACACCCCGACACCGGAAGGCGTCTATTACACGACCGAGCTGCTCCGCCCACCAGATCCGAACGGTCCATACGGCGTCTACGCGTACGGGCTGAGCGGATTCTCCGAGGTGCTGGAGACCTTTCGAGGCGGACCCGGCCAACTCGGGATTCACGGGACGAACGATCCCGCTTCCATCGGAAGGAAGGTGTCCGCCGGATGCATTCGCATGCGGAACGAGGACATCGCGCGGCTGGCGGGCGTGCTTCCCTTGGGAACTCCGGTGACGGTGCACGACGCCTGAAGTGTTCCCGACGAGGCCCCTGGGGTCGCCGCCCCGAAAGTCGGCGACGACTTCACGGCCTCGAAGTCGGGCCGGACCCGCTCGTGCATCTGAATGTCGCTGCGTCGGGGTCGGAATATACCGGTGGTCGGCCATAGACGTACATGGCAGATGTTTTTCTGTAATGCCGGTTCCTTGAATAACACGCTTGACGCATATGCCTCTGCACCTTTACAGTCGCCCTGCCGGTCTGGGCGTGCGCTTGAAACCTCGTGTCGCGGTGGACGGGGTGGCGGGTCGAACGTACGTCGGGAGCGTGACGTAGACACCGTCAGACACGAGGAGTCCCGAGATGCAACAGTCACAGCCGCCAAATTCCAATTCCTCGTTTCCCCAGTCGCATTCTGTATCGCCATACCTATGTCCATCTCGCCCATTTCCTCGCCCCGGTCCCCTCGGGCGGCTCCTTGGGCGACGGCGACTCCGGCGATCGAGCATTGCTCTCCCCGTCGTCGTGGTCCTGACGGCCGGCCTGGTGGTCGGCCTGCCCGACGCATCCGCCAACGACATAGCCGAATTCGACACAGTGTTCGCCACGGACTTCGTGCAGGCCGGTTACGGCGGAGTGCGGGGAGGTGACGGCACAGCGACCTTGACCGTCACCGGAGTCACCGGCACGGTCACCCGGGCGCTCCTCTATTGGCACGGCCCGACGAACAGCGAAGACCCGACGGTGAACGCCGAGATCACGTTCGAAGGCGAATCGGTGACCGGAGAAAACATCGGCCTGTCGAACGACAACTGTTGGGGTTTTGCGAACAGCCAGGCATACAGGGCGGACGTGACGTCGTTGGTCGACGGAGACGGCACGTACTCGGTCTCCGAGCTGATCAAGATCGACGACGCAGAGGATGTCGTCGCCGACATCAACGGCTTGTCGCTGATCGTCTTCTTCGACGACGGGGACGACTCCAACAACCGCGACGTGGTCATATTCGACGGGAACGACTCGAACATCACCAACCCGTACGATGCGGACGGCTGGAACGTGACCCTCTCCGGAATCGTCTACGAATCGGGAACGGCGGCGATAGACCTCCACGTCGCCGACGGCCAGAGTTTCCCCGACGCGGCGATCCGTAGTGAACGGCACGGAAATGGCCCCGGCGGGTCCCAATTTCGAGGGTGACACAGTTCCGATCGGTCCCACGTCTGCGGCTACGTACGGTGGACTGTGGGACATCAGGAGTTTCGACGTTACCACCCTGATGTCGGTGGGTGACAACACCCTCTCCCTCACCAGCGGCGTGAACAGTGACTGCCTGGCACTGGTCGCAGCGCTGGTCAACCTCCCGGCGGGTTCGGCTCCGAATCAGCCCCCTACGACGACCACGACCACGACGTCGACGACACGTCCTCCGACCACGACAGGGTCGACTACCACGACGACGAGGCCCTCTTCGCCCACGCCTCCACCGGCCGCGCCCGCGCCCACGGTCACCGCTCAGCCCAGGTTCACCGGCTGACATTCGATGTAGGGCCGCCGTAGCCGAGGGCTCGGCCCGCGACGACGGCCCGGCCATAGACGACGGTGCCGACTTCAGAGTTCGGCTTGGCGCCAGGCCTCAGTGATGACCTGCCGCCCTGAGCCTGACGTGGGCGCGGCGAAGAGCTGCCTCGACCTCCGCGTCGTGCTCTTCTCGCAGCCTTGCTTCCGCGCGTTCTCTCGCCCGCTGGGCGCGTTCGGTGTCGATCTCCTCGGCCAGCTCCGCCTGGTCGGACAGGACGACCACCTGATCGTCGAACACCTCGATGAAACCCCCGTGCACCGCAGCCACCCGCTCGGTGCCGTCGGTCTGTTTGATCTTCAGCGTCCACGTCTCCAACTCGCCGAGGAAGGGGATGTGGCCTGGGAGGAACTCGATGTCACCTCCGCCCTTGGTGCGGGCGATGACATACTCCGCCTCGCAGCTGAGCAGCACCCGCTCGGGGCTGACGAACTGCACTCGCAGGGGCATATCCGACTACTCCCCCGCGGCCTTGCGCAGCTCCGCCGCCTTCGCTCGGGCCGAGTCGGCGTCACCGACGTTGAGGAACGCCTGCTCGGGGAGGTCGTCGAGCTCGCCGTTCACGAGGAGCTCGAACGACTCCACCGTCGCCTCCACGTCCACCCAGATCCCCTTCAGGCCGGTGAACTGCTCGCCGACAAAGAACGGTTGGGAGAGGAAGCGCTGGATCTTGCGCGCCCGGTCGACGGTGATCCGGTCCTCTTCCGAGAGCTCGTCCAAGCCGAGGATCGCGATGATGTCCTGCAGCTCCTTGTAACGCTGGAGGATCTCCTGAACGCGCCGCGCCACGTTGTAGTGCCGTTCGCCCACCACCTCCGGCGTGAGGATCGTGGAGGTCGACGCCAGGGGGTCCACGGCCGGGTAGATCCCGAGTGAGGCGATCTGGCGCGACAGCTCGGTCGTGGCGTCCAGATGGGTGAAGGTGGTGAACGGCGCCGGGTCGGTGTAGTCGTCGGCGGGTACGTACACCGCCTGCATCGAAGTGATCGAGCGTCCCCTCGTCGAGGTGATCCTCTCCTGCAGCTCGCCCATCTCGTCGGCGAGCGTCGGCTGAT encodes:
- the glpX gene encoding fructose-1,6-bisphosphatase class 2 produces the protein MAESTRQAPDRNLALELVRVTEAAALAASRWMGRGDKEGADQAAVDAMRVVLAGVPMDGIIVIGEGEKDEAPMLYNGESVGSGSPPATDVAVDPIDGTTLTALGRGNAISVIAVSERGTMFNPGPCVYMEKIAVGPECAGKIDITRSATENLHAVAEAKGEKVQNVTAVILDRDRHRDLIAEVREARARIRLIPDGDVAGAISTAWPDSGADILFGIGGTPEGVIAAAALKCMGGEMQGRLWPRNDKERRAAEEAGYEVDKVLTHDDLVAGDNIFFAATGITDGELLKGVHYDHRGATTQSLVMRSKSGTVRLINARHRLDKLASFASIEFG
- a CDS encoding alpha/beta hydrolase; this translates as MLLTHGAGSDSSHPTLVALEEGVELPVRRFDMPYRLEGRRVPDPPSRAVSWVFEQVGEFASELGVDTRRLIVGGRSYGGRMCSLAVADGLAVAGLVLLSYPLHSPGRPDRSRCDHFDRIAVPTLFVSGDADPFATPQELSEAAGTLAGTAEVVIVPGEHDPKESTTSVVQAVRRWLEHL